In Brachypodium distachyon strain Bd21 chromosome 2, Brachypodium_distachyon_v3.0, whole genome shotgun sequence, one genomic interval encodes:
- the LOC100830727 gene encoding uncharacterized protein LOC100830727: MEPAAAEMDALLRAAADFASYPGVHCDDTVRQFLEQFPLPKLLGVLQSQADVPGVDETLAACLDKVFSSRYGASLLPNYGEFIQAGLLTNSKIIRQLACKAVLNLLDKAGDSAVALDTFVQHNLYPLLINCLIEGDEEVSAIVLDVLKRLAEIPKGTDIIFPPDGQGSLQLNKVAAQSSSMARIRILSLIAKLFAVSSSTATAIRDSNLLSLFEDEIKDRKDMLKTLSALEVLYELAEHPNSNIFLLKNSLLQHITDVINDSTADSVIRSRASLISGRLLSSADAFMTIDQSCVTNLLLAIDKILGIEESQNTDEIESALEALGLIGATTQGACFLFTDSSNVAKHVVQLSFNRQGRGKQLAALHAFGSICGVDRQEDQMKLGDQAEERLKRLVYTVASDSPKLTPSALLLSVLQQDPDIRIAGYRVISRLVVREWCLREVCSKSEIIRVVTDPKMETTKLGMEARYNCCVAINKALSSSHLLNESSLSELIGKLNDAVRRGPYLSDRKRMEAQPVVDTAERF; the protein is encoded by the exons ATGGAGCCCGCGGCAGCGGAGATGGACGCGCTGCTCCGAGCGGCGGCCGACTTCGCCTCCTACCCAG gagTGCATTGTGATGACACGGTGAGGCAGTTCCTGGAGCAATTCCCTCTGCCTAAGCTGCTagg CGTATTGCAGAGTCAGGCAGATGTACCTGGGGTGGATGAAACTCTTGCAGCATGCTTGGACAAAGTATTTTCTTCTAGATATGGAGCATCACTTCTGCCAAACTATGGT GAATTTATTCAAGCTGGGCTGCTCACAAACTCAAAGATTATCAGGCAGTTAGCCTGCAAAGCT GTGTTAAATCTTCTTGACAAGGCTGGAGACAGTGCTGTGGCTTTGGACACATTTGTACAGCATAATCTGTACCCACTTCTGATCAACTGTTTGATTGAGGG AGATGAAGAGGTCTCAGCAATTGTTTTGGATGTCCTAAAGCGTCTGGCAGAAATACCTAAAGGAACT GATATCATATTCCCACCAGATGGGCAAGGATCTTTGCAACTCAACAAAGTGGCAGCTCAGTCATCCTCCATG GCACGGATTCGCATTCTATCTTTGATAGCTAAGCTCTTTGCTGTGTCAAGTTCTACTGCTACTGCAATTCGTGACTCAAACCTTCTCAGCTTATTTGAAGACGAGATAAAAGATAGGAAAGATATGCTTAAAACCCTGAGTGCACTAGAGGTCCTCTATGAG CTCGCGGAACACCCTAACAGCAATATCTTCTTGCTCAAAAACAGTTTGCTTCAACACATAACTGATGTGATCAA CGATTCCACGGCTGATTCTGTTATACGCTCAAGGGCATCATTGATAAGTGGGAGACTTCTTTCTTCAGCTGATGCATTTATGACTATAGATCAATCTT GTGTTACGAACCTGCTCTTGGCCATAGATAAAATTTTGGGGATTGAAGAAAGTCAAAATACTGATGAAATTGAGAGCGCATTGGAGGCCTTAGGTCTAATTGGTGCAA CAACTCAAGGAGCATGCTTTTTGTTCACCGATTCATCAAACGTTGCCAAACATGTGGTACAACTATCCTTCAATAGACAGGGTAGAGGTAAACAGCTG GCTGCTCTGCATGCCTTTGGAAGCATATGTGGTGTTGATCGGCAAGAAGACCAAATGAAACTGGGCGATCAAGCAGAAGAGCGTCTAAAGCGCCTAGTTTATACTGTAGCATCAGACAGTCCAAAGTTAACCCCTTCG GCTCTTCTTCTATCAGTCCTACAACAGGATCCAGATATTCGGATAGCT GGTTATAGAGTAATATCCAGACTTGTTGTCCGAGAATGGTGCCTGAGGGAAGTTTGCTCAAAGTCAGAGATAATTAGAGTTGTTACAGATCCAAAAATGGAGACAACAAAACTTG GCATGGAAGCACGATACAATTGTTGCGTGGCAATCAACAAGGCCTTGTCATCATCGCATCTTCTTAACGAATCAAGCCTTTCTGAACTCATTGGAAAG CTGAATGATGCAGTTAGAAGGGGTCCTTATCTATCTGATAGGAAGCGCATGGAGGCACAGCCAGTGGTGGATACTGCAGAGAGATTTTAA
- the LOC100839902 gene encoding MACPF domain-containing protein NSL1: protein MATTAAAQEAAEAAVGAVGCGYDLTDDLRLFRAKPGGRLLDFAAAARDLVLPGGAVVPAVPAAIVTDKGERSRFRSDVLSFSQMVEQVNQSLGVPGKIPSGPFNAMFDYRGCWHQDAATTKTLCFDGRSVELYAVEAPRAGLALAPAVARHVPPSWDPRALAAFVENYGTHVVVGVKMGGKDLVCVKQLRGSPLAQSDVQARLKKIADGVFSGDDGRKLGAAAGKRNNGGSSRGVLPGPAGSAAAWRNFRSPVIFNKDDIVGVHIRRGGVDEGQGHDEWLPTVAGAPDVISMAFVPITSLLTGVPGRGFLNHAINLYLRYKPPMEEFQQFLEFQVPRQWAPEFGELPLTLGPQRSSNKKNHKNRLPCLQFSLMGPKLRVNTARVDSGGRPVTGIRLFLEGKKNSRLGVHLQHLSVSPTAIAVATDAAVSVSDAGVNNNERAYFEPVRSPLLTHACTAPVQHGGARVGDDCAAAVVTAAWLEVREACLKKVLFLRLGFSGVPATRIRRSEWDGPLVKAQKSGSISALFSSRLSAAAATELLPVEGKVEVNSAVFPKGPPVPLPVQRMAKYVDTTEVTRGPDDLPGYWVVTGAKLCVEGGKVALKAKYSLLISVREEEDVWV from the exons atggcgacgacggcggcggcgcaggaggcGGCCGAGGCCGCGGTGGGCGCCGTCGGGTGCGGCTACGACCTCACCGACGACCTCCGCCTCTTCCGCGCCAAGCCGGGCGGCCGGCTCCTCGactttgccgccgccgcgcgtgaCCTCGTCCtgcccggcggcgccgtcgtcccggccgtccccgccgccatcgtcaccGACAAGGGCGAGCGCTCCCGCTTCCGCTCCGAcgtcctctccttctcccag aTGGTGGAGCAGGTGAACCAGTCGCTGGGGGTTCCGGGGAAGATCCCGTCGGGCCCCTTCAACGCCATGTTCGACTACCGGGGCTGCTGGCACCAGGACGCGGCCACCACGAAGACGCTCTGCTTCGACGGCCGGTCCGTCGAGCTCTACGCCGTCGAGGCCCCGCGCGCGGGGCTGGCGCTCGCCCCCGCCGTCGCTCGCCACGTGCCGCCGTCCTGGGACCCGCGGGCGCTCGCGGCCTTCGTCGAGAACTACGGCACccacgtcgtcgtcggcgtcaaGATGGGCGGCAAGGACCTCGTCTGCGTCAAGCAGCTCAGGGGTTCGCCACTCGCGCAGAGCGACGTGCAGGCCCGGCTCAAGAAGATTGCCGATGGCGTCTTCTCCGGAGACGACGGGCGGAAGCTTGGCGCCGCGGCCGGGAAGAGGAATAATGGCGGGTCTTCAAGGGGCGTCCTCCCTGGCCCTGCCGGCTCCGCTGCTGCCTGGCGCAATTTCAGGTCGCCGGTCATCTTCAACAAGGAT GACATTGTTGGTGTCCATATCAGACGAGGCGGCGTGGACGAGGGGCAAGGCCACGACGAGTGGCTGCCGACGGTGGCCGGCGCGCCGGACGTCATCTCCATGGCCTTCGTGCCCATCACCTCCCTCCTCACCGGCGTCCCTGGCCGCGGATTCCTCAACCACGCCATCAATCTCTACCTCAGAT ACAAGCCGCCGATGGAGGAGTTCCAGCAGTTCCTGGAGTTCCAGGTGCCGCGGCAATGGGCGCCGGAGTTCGGCGAGCTCCCGCTCACCCTCGGCCCCCAGagaagcagcaacaagaagaatCACAAGAACAGGCTGCCGTGTCTCCAGTTCAGCCTGATGGGGCCCAAGCTCCGGGTCAACACTGCCAGGGTTGACTCCGGGGGCCGGCCGGTGACCGGCATCCGGCTGTTCCTGGAGGGCAAGAAGAACAGCCGCCTCGGGGTCCACCTGCAGCACCTGTCAGTGAGCCCAACCGCCATCGCCGTTGccaccgacgccgccgtctccgtgTCGGACGCCGGCGTCAACAACAACGAGCGCGCCTACTTCGAGCCGGTGCGGTCGCCGCTGCTCACGCACGCGTGCACGGCGCCGGTGcagcacggcggcgcgcgcgtcggTGACGACTGCGCTGCCGCCGTGGTCACCGCGGCCTGGCTGGAGGTGCGCGAGGCGTGCCTCAAGAAGGTGCTCTTCCTGCGGCTGGGCTTCTCGGGCGTCCCGGCCACGAGGATCCGGCGGTCCGAGTGGGATGGGCCGCTCGTCAAGGCCCAGAAGTCGGGGTCGATCTCGGCCTTGTTCAGCTCGCGGCtgtctgctgctgccgctACGGAGCTGCTGCCGGTGGAGGGGAAGGTGGAGGTGAACTCTGCCGTGTTCCCCAAGGGCCCGCCGGTGCCGCTGCCCGTGCAGAGGATGGCTAAATATGTTGATACCACGGAGGTGACCAGGGGCCCTGATGATTTGCCCGGGTACTGGGTGGTCACCGGCGCCAAGCTCTGCGTGGAAGGCGGCAAGGTCGCGCTCAAGGCCAAGTACTCGCTGCTCATCTCGGTgcgagaggaagaggacgtTTGGGTTTGA